Proteins from a single region of Desulfolutivibrio sulfoxidireducens:
- a CDS encoding MotE family protein has protein sequence MPGLGRQARHEARRLGAAPRLSKVLTALVFLAAIKLGVLLFLGIDALVPETVRQEGHTVVASVMGVPKALAQTPKPDEPKPAPAEKQAGPPGVLDWQELAKRKEELDRRERAISDLESKLDQRVKELAALEATLKTMLDQAQQTKDEKLRHLIDVYTNMKPKQAAAVLETLDERIAVKILAGMKGRQAGEILTGVSAKKAATLSEQLTKMQLPPEMPEPGMAPGQ, from the coding sequence ATGCCCGGTTTGGGGAGACAGGCCCGGCATGAGGCCCGGCGGCTGGGGGCTGCCCCCAGGCTGTCGAAGGTGCTGACCGCCCTGGTTTTTTTGGCCGCCATCAAACTTGGCGTGCTGCTTTTTCTGGGCATCGACGCCCTGGTTCCGGAGACGGTCAGGCAGGAGGGCCATACGGTGGTGGCCTCGGTCATGGGCGTGCCAAAGGCCCTGGCCCAGACCCCGAAACCGGACGAGCCCAAACCCGCCCCGGCCGAAAAGCAGGCCGGCCCCCCCGGGGTCCTGGACTGGCAGGAGCTTGCCAAACGCAAGGAGGAACTCGACCGTCGCGAGCGGGCCATCAGCGATCTGGAGTCCAAACTCGACCAGAGGGTCAAGGAACTGGCGGCGCTGGAGGCCACCCTCAAGACCATGCTCGATCAGGCCCAGCAGACCAAGGACGAGAAGCTTAGGCACCTCATTGACGTGTACACCAACATGAAACCGAAACAGGCCGCCGCGGTCCTTGAGACCCTGGACGAACGCATCGCCGTCAAGATTTTGGCCGGAATGAAGGGCCGTCAGGCCGGGGAGATCCTCACCGGGGTCTCGGCCAAAAAGGCCGCCACGCTTTCGGAGCAGCTTACCAAGATGCAATTGCCGCCCGAAATGCCGGAACCGGGCATGGCTCCGGGACAGTAA
- a CDS encoding cupin domain-containing protein produces the protein MKVIDYRDVAPTDFPSPAVGTTGRVLLGKADGAANFCMRMIEFAPGGETSRHSHPWEHEQFVHAGTGQVFIEDRWHDMKPGSVAFIPSGVTHQIRNTGTTPLLVVCLVPPFAPELL, from the coding sequence ACGTCGCGCCGACGGACTTTCCATCTCCGGCTGTGGGAACCACGGGCCGGGTGCTGCTGGGCAAGGCCGACGGCGCGGCCAACTTCTGCATGCGGATGATCGAGTTCGCGCCAGGCGGGGAAACCTCGCGGCACAGCCATCCCTGGGAGCACGAACAGTTCGTGCACGCGGGCACGGGCCAGGTGTTCATCGAGGATCGCTGGCACGACATGAAGCCGGGGAGCGTGGCGTTTATTCCCTCCGGGGTCACCCACCAGATCCGGAACACCGGGACCACGCCCCTTCTGGTCGTGTGCCTGGTGCCGCCCTTCGCCCCGGAATTGCTTTAG
- the fliJ gene encoding flagellar export protein FliJ — MFRFGLEKILDYRVQLEEQAKMELAKALTVHVAREKAVTGLKAAMAKHMTALEAKKDLTVADIWLWRAYGKRLEQDMATAVVALRQAAEEVSRRRAVVLARSTERKLLEKLKAKQAARHAREEGLREQKQNDEMAVVRYDSGHLAGEDARFGETGPA, encoded by the coding sequence ATGTTCCGATTCGGACTCGAAAAAATCCTGGACTACCGGGTCCAACTCGAAGAGCAGGCCAAGATGGAACTGGCCAAGGCGCTCACGGTGCATGTCGCCAGGGAAAAGGCTGTGACCGGTCTGAAAGCGGCCATGGCCAAACACATGACGGCCCTGGAAGCCAAAAAGGACCTTACGGTGGCGGACATCTGGCTGTGGCGGGCGTACGGGAAACGCCTGGAGCAGGATATGGCCACGGCCGTGGTCGCCCTGCGGCAGGCCGCCGAGGAGGTCTCCCGGCGACGGGCTGTGGTGCTCGCGCGTTCCACGGAGCGCAAACTTCTGGAAAAGCTCAAGGCCAAGCAGGCCGCGCGGCATGCCCGGGAAGAGGGTCTAAGGGAGCAGAAGCAAAATGACGAAATGGCAGTCGTCCGGTATGACAGCGGGCACCTCGCCGGAGAGGATGCCCGGTTTGGGGAGACAGGCCCGGCATGA
- a CDS encoding secondary thiamine-phosphate synthase enzyme YjbQ, producing the protein MDILNIRTGRREEMLSITRQLQELVADNGFDEGLLVVHCPHTSACLTINENADESVVADILAALRTLVPRSGPYRHAEGNSDAHIKTSLFGPSLTLIVSGGKLQLGTWQGVFFCEFDGPRSRRLWAQWLGTIENDAARG; encoded by the coding sequence GTGGACATCCTGAACATCAGGACGGGAAGGCGGGAGGAGATGCTTTCGATCACTCGACAGTTGCAGGAGTTGGTGGCCGATAATGGCTTTGACGAGGGCCTCCTGGTGGTGCATTGCCCGCACACCTCGGCCTGCCTGACCATCAACGAGAATGCCGACGAGAGCGTGGTGGCGGACATACTGGCCGCGCTACGCACGCTCGTGCCCCGAAGCGGCCCGTACCGCCACGCCGAGGGCAACAGCGACGCCCACATCAAGACCAGCCTGTTCGGCCCCAGCCTGACCCTGATCGTCAGCGGCGGGAAACTCCAGCTTGGGACCTGGCAGGGGGTCTTTTTCTGCGAATTCGACGGTCCCCGCTCCCGACGGCTGTGGGCGCAGTGGCTGGGGACCATCGAAAACGACGCGGCGCGCGGCTAA